In Syntrophales bacterium, a single window of DNA contains:
- the prmC gene encoding peptide chain release factor N(5)-glutamine methyltransferase, producing MNILKILNQTTLNFQESGFSSSRLDAEVLLSTYLKTDRSGLYANFERLITDEDLIGFLSWVERRQKGEPIAYITGRKEFWSLTFEVNPEVLVPRPETELLVEEILKVCSEVKDRETAILEVGTGSGAISVAVASDFKKAHIVATDTSIEAIKVARKNAATNGVTERISFLHGNLLEPVSGNFDIIVSNPPYISEEEFEHLPVEVRIFEPKGALLAGPDGTEFHYDLIREGSHYLNFGGWLFMEIGAGQKGAVEDMLRKNKVYDSIGFRTDYGGIERVAMARRK from the coding sequence TTGAATATTCTCAAAATTTTAAATCAGACTACGCTCAACTTTCAAGAGAGTGGATTTAGTTCATCCAGATTAGATGCAGAGGTTCTTTTATCTACTTATTTAAAAACAGATCGATCCGGATTGTACGCTAATTTTGAAAGGTTGATTACCGATGAAGATTTAATCGGATTTTTAAGTTGGGTTGAGAGAAGGCAAAAGGGAGAACCCATCGCCTACATCACCGGCAGGAAAGAGTTTTGGTCTCTTACTTTCGAAGTGAACCCTGAGGTATTGGTACCACGGCCCGAGACGGAGCTCCTTGTGGAAGAGATACTCAAGGTCTGCTCAGAGGTGAAAGATCGGGAGACAGCGATTCTGGAGGTCGGTACTGGAAGCGGGGCGATAAGTGTGGCTGTTGCATCTGATTTTAAAAAGGCACACATTGTTGCCACTGATACATCCATAGAAGCCATCAAAGTGGCCAGAAAAAATGCTGCAACCAACGGCGTTACGGAAAGAATTTCTTTTCTTCACGGCAATTTACTTGAACCTGTTTCAGGAAATTTTGATATAATAGTTTCAAATCCTCCTTACATATCTGAAGAAGAATTTGAGCACCTCCCCGTTGAGGTAAGGATTTTTGAACCGAAGGGGGCACTACTTGCAGGCCCGGATGGAACAGAATTCCATTATGACCTTATAAGGGAAGGGAGTCATTATTTAAACTTTGGTGGCTGGCTCTTTATGGAGATAGGAGCTGGACAAAAGGGTGCAGTTGAAGATATGCTAAGAAAAAATAAAGTTTATGACAGCATAGGTTTCAGGACAGACTATGGTGGAATAGAACGAGTCGCCATGGCAAGGAGAAAGTAA
- the murA gene encoding UDP-N-acetylglucosamine 1-carboxyvinyltransferase: protein MDKIVIYGGKRLEGEVCISGSKNAALPILVSSLLTDGWNTFHNVPDLVDIRTIKKLLKNLGVEIEEGEVLRINAGKIASCEASYDLVKTMRASILVLGPLVARMGVARVSLPGGCAIGARPVNLHIKALEDLGAKITLHDGYIEAKASRLKGATVYFDIPTVTGTENIMMAACLAKGTTLLENAAREPEIVNLAEVLRGMGAKISGAGTDLIRIDGVDSLHPVEATVIPDRIEAGTFMIASGITGGDIKILGCNTGHLDALITKLRDTGMDISFIDGGIRAVGREKIKSTNIKTIPYPGFPTDLQAQIMALMAIGDGLSVITETVFENRFMHVSELIRMGADILIEGNSAIVRGVSGLRGAPVMATDLRASASLILAGLAAEGKTELSRIYHIDRGYQKIEEKLASLGANIKRVKE, encoded by the coding sequence TTGGATAAAATAGTTATATATGGTGGAAAAAGGCTTGAGGGGGAGGTTTGCATAAGCGGTTCCAAAAACGCAGCTTTGCCGATACTTGTGTCCTCTCTCTTGACCGATGGTTGGAACACCTTTCATAATGTTCCCGATCTGGTTGATATCAGGACGATCAAGAAGCTCTTGAAGAACCTCGGGGTGGAAATTGAAGAGGGAGAAGTTCTGAGGATCAATGCCGGCAAAATCGCCAGTTGTGAGGCTTCCTATGATCTGGTGAAGACGATGAGGGCATCAATCCTGGTTCTCGGCCCCCTCGTAGCCAGGATGGGGGTGGCAAGAGTTTCCCTGCCAGGGGGGTGTGCAATAGGCGCCAGACCGGTAAACCTTCACATAAAAGCACTTGAAGACCTCGGAGCAAAGATAACTCTTCACGATGGTTACATTGAGGCAAAAGCGTCAAGGCTTAAGGGAGCCACTGTTTATTTTGACATACCTACGGTTACCGGTACAGAAAACATCATGATGGCCGCTTGCCTTGCAAAGGGAACTACCCTTCTTGAAAATGCTGCAAGGGAACCGGAAATCGTAAACCTGGCTGAAGTACTCCGTGGTATGGGAGCGAAAATCAGCGGGGCGGGAACAGATTTAATCAGGATAGACGGGGTTGATAGCTTGCACCCGGTTGAGGCAACAGTTATACCCGACAGGATAGAAGCTGGCACATTTATGATAGCATCGGGGATAACGGGAGGGGACATAAAAATTCTGGGGTGTAACACAGGTCATCTTGATGCACTCATAACCAAGCTGCGCGATACGGGAATGGACATTTCTTTTATTGACGGTGGTATCAGAGCTGTGGGAAGGGAAAAAATAAAGAGTACTAATATAAAAACCATTCCTTATCCCGGATTCCCTACCGACCTCCAGGCACAAATAATGGCTTTAATGGCTATCGGAGATGGACTCAGTGTTATCACGGAAACTGTTTTTGAGAACAGATTCATGCATGTAAGTGAGTTGATACGGATGGGAGCTGATATATTGATCGAGGGAAACAGTGCTATCGTAAGAGGTGTTTCAGGGCTTCGGGGTGCTCCGGTAATGGCTACCGATCTCCGTGCATCCGCTTCTCTCATACTTGCAGGTTTGGCAGCAGAAGGAAAGACTGAACTTTCAAGGATCTATCATATAGACAGAGGATATCAGAAAATCGAAGAGAAACTCGCATCCCTTGGTGCCAACATAAAAAGGGTAAAGGAATAA
- the hisD gene encoding histidinol dehydrogenase, whose product MKVIHTEDILFEKEFNRIKDRGKAIDETVTDAVREIVDDVAKNGDAALFKYTKRFEQISLNADTVEVTPAEIENAIKCLDASELEILEFAARRIEKFHRKQLTSSWWADEEEGITLGQLVTPLNRVGVYAPGGLAPYPSTVLMATIPAKIAGVREIFMVTPSKGGKINPLVLAAANLSGVDRIFKIGGAQAVAALAYGTESIPPVDKIVGPGNVYVTTAKGMVYGKVGIDMMAGPSEVLIISDGTADPSVVAADLLSQAEHDEMASAILLTPAEEFAFKVAREVEVQLKSLSRESIATRAIENFSAVIVTKDMDEAIEITNRFAPEHLQLMVEEPDQLLEKIENAGAVFLGYSTPEVLGDYIAGPNHILPTGGTARFSSPLGVYDFVKRTSVISFSRKSLQKYGDRAVKFASMEGLDAHGKSITVRLAPKNP is encoded by the coding sequence ATGAAGGTAATCCATACTGAAGATATTCTGTTCGAAAAAGAATTTAACAGAATCAAGGACAGGGGAAAAGCGATTGATGAAACAGTGACGGACGCTGTCAGAGAGATAGTAGATGATGTAGCTAAAAATGGGGATGCAGCCCTTTTTAAATACACCAAGAGATTTGAACAGATTTCCTTGAATGCCGACACGGTTGAAGTAACTCCCGCTGAGATAGAAAATGCCATCAAATGTCTCGATGCGAGTGAACTTGAGATTCTGGAGTTTGCTGCCCGGCGGATAGAAAAATTTCACCGGAAACAGTTAACAAGCTCCTGGTGGGCTGACGAAGAGGAGGGAATTACGCTCGGTCAACTGGTAACACCGCTCAACAGAGTAGGCGTATATGCCCCCGGAGGCCTCGCCCCCTATCCCTCTACTGTCCTCATGGCCACAATTCCGGCAAAAATCGCTGGTGTCAGGGAAATATTCATGGTTACTCCTTCAAAGGGTGGAAAAATAAATCCCCTCGTATTAGCTGCCGCAAATTTGAGCGGTGTCGACAGGATATTCAAGATAGGAGGGGCCCAGGCAGTAGCAGCTCTTGCCTACGGTACGGAATCAATTCCACCGGTAGACAAGATAGTTGGTCCTGGAAATGTGTATGTGACAACCGCGAAGGGAATGGTTTATGGAAAAGTGGGAATAGATATGATGGCTGGGCCGAGCGAAGTATTAATAATTTCTGACGGGACGGCGGATCCTTCTGTGGTTGCAGCAGATCTCCTTTCTCAGGCAGAACATGATGAAATGGCCAGTGCCATCCTTCTAACGCCTGCGGAAGAATTTGCTTTTAAGGTCGCCCGTGAAGTAGAAGTGCAGCTGAAAAGTCTTTCAAGAGAATCAATCGCCACCAGGGCCATAGAGAATTTTAGTGCGGTGATAGTTACCAAAGATATGGATGAGGCAATTGAGATTACCAACAGGTTTGCCCCGGAACACTTACAACTGATGGTCGAAGAACCGGATCAGCTCTTGGAAAAGATAGAAAATGCTGGAGCGGTCTTTCTCGGGTACAGTACTCCGGAAGTCCTCGGAGATTATATTGCAGGACCAAACCATATACTTCCTACTGGAGGAACTGCAAGATTTTCCTCTCCCCTGGGAGTTTATGATTTTGTGAAACGAACGAGCGTTATTTCTTTTTCCCGGAAATCTTTACAAAAATATGGTGACCGGGCAGTAAAATTCGCCAGCATGGAGGGTCTTGATGCTCACGGGAAATCAATAACAGTTAGGTTGGCACCAAAAAATCCTTGA
- the rimP gene encoding ribosome maturation factor RimP translates to MYDLSQIYREKIKKVVESVIESEDMELVDVECLKMKSRWLVRIYMDKEEGITLDDCSEISNQVSDLLDIHEVLPDTYILEVSSPGLDRPLAREKDFIKYRGHNIKVKVKNKLDGKKIIRGKLLDFNDVNGKEILIIDTKEKTYSIPRETIIKATLEYDFS, encoded by the coding sequence ATGTACGATTTATCACAAATATACCGGGAAAAGATTAAGAAGGTAGTAGAATCCGTTATCGAATCTGAGGATATGGAATTGGTCGATGTCGAATGTCTGAAGATGAAATCCCGCTGGCTGGTAAGAATTTATATGGACAAAGAAGAGGGCATTACTTTAGATGATTGTTCTGAGATCAGCAATCAGGTCAGCGATTTACTCGACATACATGAAGTACTTCCAGATACTTACATCCTGGAGGTGTCTTCACCCGGTCTGGATCGCCCCCTTGCAAGAGAAAAGGATTTCATTAAATACAGGGGACATAATATCAAGGTTAAAGTAAAAAACAAGCTGGATGGGAAGAAAATTATTCGAGGGAAATTGTTAGATTTTAACGATGTTAACGGAAAAGAGATTCTAATTATTGATACGAAAGAGAAAACATATAGCATACCAAGAGAAACTATAATTAAGGCTACTCTTGAGTATGATTTTAGTTAG
- the nusA gene encoding transcription termination factor NusA, whose protein sequence is MLPELKRLIEQIERDKGIDKETIIEVLETAMLTAAKKKLGPHVDVEARYNEAAGEIEVFLFKTVVEKVLDTDTQISLEDARRKLDEEAELGDSLGMKIEAQTFGRIAVQTAKQIIIQKVRDAERDKIYEEYLDRKGELVNGFVQRFEGRNIIVNLGRAEGVIPTDEQINRESFRRGERIRAYIFDVKRISKGPQIILSRTHPGLLRALFEIEVPEISEGLIEIVNISREPGNRTKISVKTNDKDIDPVGACVGMRGSRVQSVVQELRGEKIDIVPYSDDQVEYVCNALSPAKVDKVTVDTEARSMEVIVPNDQLSLAIGRNGQNVRLAVRLTGWKIDVKSESTEAEQAEKGYKSLMQIQGVGEVTAELLFNEGFKNVKSLSQASPDMLTMIPKISEKKALAWIEEAGKIVNRETIKK, encoded by the coding sequence ATGTTGCCGGAACTTAAACGCCTGATCGAGCAGATAGAACGGGATAAGGGCATAGATAAGGAAACAATTATAGAGGTACTGGAAACAGCTATGTTAACGGCTGCTAAGAAAAAACTCGGTCCGCATGTAGATGTGGAAGCCAGATATAATGAAGCTGCGGGAGAAATAGAAGTGTTTCTGTTTAAAACCGTTGTGGAAAAAGTGTTAGATACTGATACTCAGATATCTCTGGAGGATGCACGAAGAAAACTGGATGAAGAAGCGGAGCTGGGAGACAGCCTGGGCATGAAGATAGAGGCACAAACTTTCGGCAGAATTGCGGTTCAGACAGCAAAACAGATTATAATCCAGAAGGTGAGAGATGCAGAACGGGACAAAATTTATGAAGAATACCTGGATAGAAAAGGAGAATTGGTCAATGGTTTTGTTCAGAGATTTGAGGGAAGAAACATCATAGTTAATCTAGGTAGGGCAGAGGGAGTAATTCCTACAGATGAACAAATTAATAGAGAGTCTTTCAGAAGAGGAGAAAGAATTCGAGCATATATATTTGATGTAAAGAGAATATCCAAAGGTCCCCAGATAATTCTTTCCAGGACACATCCAGGGTTACTCAGAGCACTTTTTGAGATTGAGGTTCCCGAGATTTCCGAAGGGTTGATTGAGATTGTAAACATATCAAGAGAACCTGGCAACAGGACCAAGATTTCTGTTAAAACAAATGATAAGGATATTGATCCGGTCGGTGCATGTGTAGGCATGAGAGGTTCCCGTGTGCAGAGTGTAGTACAGGAATTAAGAGGGGAAAAAATAGATATTGTTCCATATTCCGATGATCAGGTAGAATATGTCTGCAATGCCCTGTCTCCGGCTAAAGTTGACAAGGTCACTGTGGATACTGAGGCGCGGTCAATGGAAGTTATTGTTCCAAACGATCAACTTTCTCTGGCTATCGGAAGAAATGGACAGAATGTAAGATTGGCTGTAAGACTCACGGGATGGAAGATTGATGTCAAGAGTGAATCAACCGAAGCGGAACAGGCAGAAAAAGGATATAAATCTCTCATGCAGATACAAGGGGTAGGTGAAGTTACCGCGGAGCTTCTCTTCAACGAGGGCTTTAAAAATGTTAAGTCATTGTCACAGGCCAGTCCGGACATGTTAACTATGATTCCAAAAATCAGCGAGAAAAAGGCATTAGCCTGGATTGAAGAAGCAGGAAAAATCGTTAATAGAGAGACCATCAAAAAATAA
- the infB gene encoding translation initiation factor IF-2, with translation MSKMRVYELAKELNISSKEFISGLEKLGIAVKSHSSSLESSDVERIRKEFALGELHEVEEKRIKSTVIRRRAVRPPVGIEKKVPSEPPVDEETAVEEVPVEKKKEAVEITEVKDEPEKEKVAWKKPAKKIPEKKKEEDLPVSTSTVAVKKVEKETEEKIPPRKKIFIKQFIEKKLRRKKKERIEKPAAWQQGKKATIVEMKKTEITTPKAIKRRIKVADTISVGDLAKKMGVKVSELISKLIALGVMATINQSIDCDTATIIASEFGYQVEPIVDEYQESIKRIDSPPGNLRPRAPVVTIMGHVDHGKTSLLDTIRQTNVIGGEAGGITQAIGAYHVDLKGRDIVFLDTPGHEAFTAMRARGAQVTDIVVLVVAADDGVKEQTIEAINHSRVAGVPIIVAINKIDKPGSNPERIRQRLSEHDLVPEEWGGNTIYAEISAKEKTGIENLLELILLQADIMELKADPDRFARGVIIEAKLDRGRGPVATVLIQEGTLLEGDAFISRKEYGRVRAIINDKGQRVKEAGPSTPVEVIGFSNVPQVSTDFVCVEDEKKARSIGEHWLIKDREKELGASSKITLDQLYEKIKEGIKELNVIIKGDVQGSIEALSEALNKLSTKDIKLHIIHSSTGTITENDVMLASASDAIIIGFNVRPDARVSEIAEQERVDIELYDVIYDAIADVKAAMEGLLDPVYKEVVQGRAEVRQLFKAPKVGIIAGSYVTDGKVIRNSNLKVVRDGVVIYDGKILSLKRFKDDASEVASGFECGITVDGFNDIKVGDTIEAYIKEQIERKL, from the coding sequence ATGTCAAAAATGAGAGTCTATGAATTGGCAAAAGAGTTGAACATAAGCAGTAAAGAGTTTATTTCTGGCTTAGAAAAGCTTGGTATAGCTGTAAAATCACATTCGAGCTCACTTGAAAGCAGCGATGTTGAGAGGATACGGAAAGAATTTGCATTAGGTGAACTGCACGAGGTTGAGGAAAAGAGAATAAAATCCACCGTTATCAGGAGAAGGGCTGTACGCCCCCCGGTCGGAATCGAGAAGAAAGTGCCCTCTGAACCTCCGGTGGATGAAGAAACAGCCGTAGAAGAGGTGCCTGTAGAGAAGAAAAAAGAAGCTGTTGAAATTACTGAAGTTAAAGATGAACCCGAAAAGGAAAAGGTGGCATGGAAGAAACCGGCAAAGAAAATCCCCGAAAAGAAAAAAGAAGAAGATTTACCTGTCAGCACCTCAACGGTAGCTGTCAAAAAGGTTGAAAAAGAAACAGAGGAAAAGATACCTCCACGGAAAAAGATCTTTATAAAGCAGTTCATCGAGAAGAAATTAAGGCGTAAGAAAAAGGAAAGGATTGAAAAACCGGCAGCTTGGCAACAGGGGAAAAAGGCGACCATCGTCGAGATGAAGAAGACGGAGATTACAACTCCAAAGGCAATCAAGCGAAGGATAAAAGTGGCAGATACAATAAGTGTCGGCGATCTGGCTAAAAAGATGGGTGTTAAGGTAAGTGAACTTATAAGTAAACTTATTGCGCTCGGCGTGATGGCAACCATAAACCAGTCTATTGATTGTGATACCGCTACAATAATCGCCAGTGAGTTTGGATATCAGGTGGAACCTATTGTAGATGAATATCAAGAATCTATCAAAAGGATTGATAGCCCTCCGGGCAATCTCAGACCGAGGGCTCCGGTAGTAACTATAATGGGGCATGTCGATCATGGCAAGACATCTCTTTTAGATACCATAAGACAAACGAATGTTATAGGCGGAGAGGCCGGCGGAATTACGCAGGCCATAGGTGCATATCATGTAGATTTGAAAGGCAGAGATATCGTGTTCCTGGATACCCCAGGGCATGAAGCATTCACTGCTATGAGAGCCCGAGGTGCCCAGGTAACAGATATTGTTGTTCTTGTTGTAGCTGCCGATGACGGAGTAAAGGAACAAACCATTGAGGCAATTAACCATTCTCGCGTGGCTGGCGTCCCGATCATTGTTGCCATAAATAAGATTGATAAACCGGGTTCCAATCCCGAAAGAATAAGGCAGAGACTATCGGAGCATGATCTTGTCCCTGAAGAATGGGGTGGGAACACGATATATGCCGAGATTTCAGCAAAAGAGAAGACCGGGATAGAAAATCTACTTGAATTGATACTTCTCCAGGCAGACATTATGGAACTCAAGGCAGACCCTGACAGATTTGCCCGTGGCGTTATAATAGAAGCAAAACTTGACAGGGGCAGGGGTCCTGTAGCTACAGTTCTGATTCAAGAAGGAACTCTATTAGAGGGTGACGCCTTTATTTCCAGAAAAGAGTACGGCAGGGTTCGGGCCATCATAAATGACAAGGGACAACGTGTAAAAGAAGCCGGACCTTCCACGCCGGTGGAGGTTATAGGTTTTTCAAATGTACCCCAGGTAAGCACGGATTTTGTTTGTGTTGAGGACGAAAAAAAGGCGCGCAGCATCGGAGAACACTGGTTAATAAAAGATAGGGAGAAGGAACTTGGTGCTTCTTCCAAGATCACACTTGATCAGCTGTATGAAAAAATAAAAGAAGGAATAAAAGAACTGAATGTAATCATAAAAGGCGATGTCCAGGGCTCTATAGAGGCTTTATCCGAGGCATTGAACAAGCTTAGTACCAAGGATATAAAATTGCATATTATTCACAGCTCCACAGGTACAATTACAGAAAATGACGTAATGCTGGCATCGGCATCCGATGCGATTATTATAGGATTTAATGTAAGACCTGACGCCAGAGTTTCAGAAATTGCTGAACAGGAACGAGTAGATATAGAGCTCTACGACGTTATATATGACGCAATTGCCGATGTGAAAGCCGCTATGGAGGGACTCCTTGATCCAGTTTACAAAGAAGTGGTTCAAGGGCGTGCTGAGGTTCGGCAGCTGTTTAAGGCGCCAAAGGTGGGCATCATCGCTGGCAGCTACGTTACAGACGGTAAAGTGATAAGGAATTCCAATCTCAAAGTTGTAAGGGATGGGGTGGTTATTTATGACGGCAAGATACTTTCACTCAAGAGATTTAAAGATGACGCGAGTGAAGTCGCCTCAGGGTTTGAATGTGGTATAACGGTAGATGGTTTCAATGATATCAAGGTAGGAGATACAATCGAGGCTTATATTAAAGAGCAAATAGAAAGAAAATTATAA
- a CDS encoding DUF503 domain-containing protein: protein MVVGIGIVDIYIFDSRSLKRKRGVLRSILKRTQNRFNISIAEVGNNDNWKRSRIGFSVVGNNSSYINSKTDEILRFIDSLNLAEILNSKIEITSLSDIAEQCDYIKDVTVNDYGEL from the coding sequence ATGGTAGTCGGCATAGGTATAGTAGATATTTATATTTTTGACAGCAGATCTCTGAAGAGAAAACGTGGAGTTCTGCGCAGTATATTGAAGAGAACACAGAACCGGTTCAATATATCCATAGCAGAGGTAGGTAATAACGACAACTGGAAAAGGAGCAGGATCGGATTCAGTGTGGTGGGAAATAATTCGAGTTACATCAATTCCAAAACAGATGAAATTCTCAGGTTTATTGATAGTTTAAACCTCGCTGAGATATTGAATTCGAAAATTGAAATCACCAGCCTTTCCGATATTGCAGAACAGTGTGATTACATAAAAGATGTCACGGTAAACGATTATGGCGAACTTTAA
- the rbfA gene encoding 30S ribosome-binding factor RbfA: protein MANFKRADRVADLIKAEISDILLKRVKDPRIEHVTITGVKLSDDLRLAKVFFVQMGSDTCSEETMTGMQKATGFLKRELGMKLQLRYVPNITFIYDKSFDYGTRIDRLLEELKEKGTDV from the coding sequence ATGGCGAACTTTAAAAGAGCTGACAGGGTAGCCGATCTCATAAAAGCAGAAATTTCAGATATCTTATTGAAACGTGTAAAAGATCCGAGAATTGAACATGTTACCATTACCGGTGTGAAATTGTCCGATGATCTTCGTTTGGCAAAGGTTTTTTTTGTACAGATGGGCAGCGATACCTGCAGTGAAGAAACCATGACAGGAATGCAAAAGGCTACCGGTTTTTTGAAAAGAGAGCTGGGAATGAAACTGCAGCTTCGCTATGTACCTAATATAACCTTTATTTACGATAAATCATTCGATTACGGGACTCGTATAGACAGGTTGTTGGAAGAACTGAAGGAAAAGGGGACAGATGTTTGA
- a CDS encoding bifunctional oligoribonuclease/PAP phosphatase NrnA produces MFDKIVRVINSCRNFLITSHIRLDGDAIGSELAMYHALRNMGKEAVVYNQDETPEIYRFLPGAEFIVNTLESLENFDVVFVLDCSKIDRMGNESARVSAAIKKMINIDHHISNGGFCDMSLIDPEASSTGEIIYRLLEKMGVALTENIAINLYTAILTDTGSFRYSNTGRDTFTIAGKLVEKGANPQRIAERIYEMNPPAKIKLLTKVLETFESDWDEKISSIVVTHKMLEEAGALPEHTEGFVDFARSIEGVEVAVLYNEMSENNFRISLRSKGRINVERVAGEFGGGGHSNASACMIQGDIDTVKRSIVTCIVNQQKK; encoded by the coding sequence ATGTTTGATAAAATTGTCAGGGTCATAAATTCTTGCCGGAATTTTCTTATAACCTCCCATATTCGGCTCGATGGTGATGCCATAGGATCAGAACTGGCCATGTACCATGCCCTTCGTAATATGGGAAAAGAGGCTGTTGTTTACAACCAGGATGAGACCCCCGAAATTTACAGATTTCTTCCTGGCGCTGAATTTATTGTCAACACCCTTGAATCTCTTGAAAATTTTGATGTTGTTTTTGTATTAGATTGCAGTAAAATTGACAGGATGGGAAATGAATCTGCCCGTGTTAGTGCTGCCATTAAGAAGATGATAAACATAGATCACCATATCTCAAACGGGGGGTTCTGTGATATGTCTCTGATCGATCCTGAAGCGAGTTCCACCGGAGAAATAATTTATCGACTCTTAGAAAAAATGGGTGTTGCCCTGACTGAAAACATCGCAATAAACCTCTATACGGCCATTCTCACGGATACGGGGTCGTTTCGCTATTCCAACACCGGAAGAGATACTTTCACAATAGCAGGAAAACTCGTGGAAAAAGGAGCGAACCCCCAACGGATAGCTGAAAGGATATATGAGATGAATCCTCCTGCTAAAATTAAACTTCTGACGAAGGTTCTCGAGACATTCGAGTCCGATTGGGATGAAAAAATCAGTTCCATTGTGGTTACCCATAAGATGCTTGAAGAAGCGGGGGCCCTTCCCGAACATACTGAGGGCTTTGTAGATTTTGCCCGTTCAATTGAAGGCGTTGAAGTTGCTGTACTTTACAATGAAATGTCCGAAAACAACTTTAGGATAAGCCTTCGATCAAAGGGAAGAATTAATGTGGAACGGGTAGCCGGAGAATTTGGAGGTGGAGGTCACTCCAATGCCTCGGCTTGCATGATTCAGGGGGATATTGATACAGTCAAAAGAAGTATAGTAACCTGTATTGTGAATCAACAAAAGAAGTGA
- the truB gene encoding tRNA pseudouridine(55) synthase TruB, with the protein MNGVIIIDKPPGKTSFAVVENIKKILGARKVGHAGTLDPLATGVLPVCINEATKLAQFFLMDSKEYRATMLLGIETDTLDIDGKITARKEPRVTKSDIENTLNSFVGEIEQKPPRYSAIKFKGKPLYEWARRGSAVDPLPRTVDIHQIILENVELPYVTFFVSCSKGTYIRSLCSEIGERLGCGACLSALRRIRSGYFVEESAISFENINHQKAEEMLLKNLIPMVDAVSCFPTIDVDQRLADRLRNGYQPLVGDMAENQIDTLTAGQVIKFISSGNCLVALARMLYSFDQISALDSKKQLVEIIRVFNY; encoded by the coding sequence ATGAACGGCGTTATAATAATTGACAAACCTCCGGGGAAGACATCATTTGCTGTTGTTGAAAATATCAAGAAGATACTCGGCGCAAGGAAAGTTGGCCATGCCGGCACCCTTGATCCACTTGCTACCGGAGTGCTTCCCGTGTGTATTAATGAGGCAACAAAGCTTGCTCAGTTTTTTTTGATGGACAGCAAAGAATACAGGGCCACTATGTTACTGGGCATTGAAACTGATACTCTTGATATAGATGGCAAGATAACAGCCAGGAAGGAACCGCGGGTCACCAAAAGTGACATAGAGAATACGTTGAATAGTTTTGTGGGGGAAATAGAACAAAAACCTCCCCGCTATTCTGCAATTAAATTTAAGGGAAAACCGTTGTATGAATGGGCACGACGGGGAAGTGCCGTTGATCCCCTTCCCAGGACGGTCGACATACACCAAATAATTCTCGAAAACGTAGAATTGCCCTATGTGACCTTTTTTGTATCATGTTCCAAGGGAACCTATATAAGATCCCTTTGTTCCGAAATAGGTGAGAGATTGGGGTGTGGAGCATGCTTGTCCGCGTTGAGAAGGATAAGAAGCGGCTATTTTGTTGAGGAATCGGCCATCTCTTTTGAAAATATTAACCATCAGAAAGCGGAGGAGATGTTATTAAAAAACCTGATCCCGATGGTAGATGCAGTGTCATGTTTTCCTACCATTGATGTCGATCAAAGGTTAGCAGACAGATTACGTAATGGCTATCAACCGTTGGTTGGTGATATGGCAGAGAATCAAATTGATACTCTTACTGCTGGACAAGTGATAAAATTTATCTCGAGTGGCAATTGCCTTGTTGCCCTGGCAAGAATGCTTTATTCCTTTGACCAGATTTCGGCACTTGATTCAAAGAAACAATTGGTCGAAATTATAAGGGTATTTAATTATTAA
- the rpsO gene encoding 30S ribosomal protein S15, with product MVLELDRKKGIIEDFQVHEKDTGSPEVQIALLSARIKYLTEHFKIHKKDHHSRRGLLKLVGQRRRLLDYLKGKNVEKYRNVIERLGIRK from the coding sequence GTGGTATTGGAATTAGACAGAAAAAAAGGGATAATTGAAGACTTTCAGGTTCACGAGAAAGACACCGGGTCTCCGGAGGTTCAGATTGCTCTCCTCAGTGCCAGAATAAAGTATTTGACAGAACACTTTAAGATTCACAAAAAGGATCACCACTCCCGCAGGGGACTTTTGAAACTCGTCGGGCAGAGGAGGCGGCTTCTCGATTATCTTAAAGGTAAAAACGTAGAGAAGTACAGGAATGTTATTGAACGCCTTGGGATAAGAAAGTAA